From a region of the Panulirus ornatus isolate Po-2019 chromosome 38, ASM3632096v1, whole genome shotgun sequence genome:
- the LOC139760840 gene encoding uncharacterized protein: MFSMYSGVRVAVICVLVTAISTTAGAFEAHLPPQHLQHNEVGKGGFPCPADADIFPCTCEFDSAGNLDLTCVNITTNDLSRVFMAEFPFNRFNKFTLQNSTIPVLENGVFGSVTFKSVLLESNNMTTIEALALENSYGVLEHFIMHEEPADTPYTWPLPDIANFIHLKEIDISGPYAAMEPLESSTLTDVILSLYELTSLPPNPFSGAVGIKTLILQETKLENIEPRTFELLTALKKLEISDAHLKELTESSMAFTSGSLAFVNLSKNDISNVMKDAFSGLPKSAVVDLSDNMLLELKRDAFSSLLTSLTAGYIDVGRNPLLCGCDLVWLLYLNEEQRDRLHGLDSSCDIEGNFNFDDLLDFLEYQCSTNSPL; encoded by the exons ATGTTCAGTATGTACTCAG GTGTGAGGGTTGCTGTGATATGTGTGCTGGTGACCGCCATCAGCACCACCGCTGGAGCCTTCGAAGCACACCTTCCACCCCAGCATCTCCAGCACAACG AAGTTGGAAAGGGTGGGTTCCCCTGCCCTGCAGATGCCGACATCTTTCCATGTACTTGTGAGTTCGACTCGGCGGGGAACCTCGACCTAACCTGCGTCAACATCACGACAAACGATCTCAGCAGGGTCTTCATGGCGGAATTCCCCTTCAACAGATTCAACAAATTTACTCTTCAAAACTCCACAATCCCTGTACTTGAAAATGGTGTCTTCGGAAGTGTGACTTTCAA ATCAgtgttgcttgagtctaacaaCATGACCACTATTGAGGCTTTGGCGTTAGAGAATTCCTACGGTGTCCTGGAGCACTTCATCATGCACGAGGAACCCGCTGACACTCCTTACACCTGGCCATTACCTGATATCGCTAACTTCATCCATCTGAAGGAAATTGATATT AGTGGTCCGTATGCTGCTATGGAGCCCCTGGAGTCCAGCACCCTCACTGACGTGATCCTCAGTCTGTACGAGCTGACCTCCTTGCCTCCCAACCCCTTTTCTGGTGCTGTGGGCATCAAGACACTCATCTTGCAAGAAACTAAGCTGGAGAACATCGAACCAAGGACTTTCGA gcTACTTACAGCGCTTAAGAAACTGGAGATATCTGACGCCCATCTGAAAGAACTTACGGAGTCTTCCATGGCCTTCACCTCCGGAAGCCTGGCATTTGTTAACCTCTCCAAGAATGATATATCTAATGTCATGAAGGATGCATTCTCAG GACTACCAAAGAGTGCGGTCGTTGACCTGAGTGACAACATGCTCTTGGAGTTGAAGAGGGATGcgttctcttctctcctcactagCCTGACAGCCGGATATATTGATGTGGGGAGAAACCCACTCTTGTGCGGCTGTGATCTCGTCTGGCTCCTCTACCTTAATG AGGAACAGCGGGATCGTTTGCATGGGTTGGATTCGTCTTGCGACATTGAAGGAAATTTCAACTTCGATGATCTTTTAGACTTCCTGGAGTACCAGTGCTCCACAAATTCGCCGCTCTGA